In Cardinium endosymbiont of Dermatophagoides farinae, the sequence TGCTCCAATTAGGAGTACTACATTTTTTATGATTGGTTTGGTTTCTATTCCTTCTACCTTTATAAACTTATGAATAATAAAGTAGACAAAACTCGCACAGTCTAGAGATGCGCTCCCTTTAATGCAATATCTTAATAAGTCCTTACCATGATTTTTCCAATTAGCGCATGTTATCAATTTAGTGCATACTTTGCATAATCCAGTCTTTAATCCAGTCTTAATATTGGTATAGCAACTATTGTTATTAAGGTCTTCTGATTCAAGCATTGTTTTTATTGCAACTTCTGACTTTTTTAGCGTATCCGGTTTTGTTAGATGGCTACAATCCGACGGGTCCCATCCCATTTCGGGACCACTAGGATGATTTTTCTTATCTTGGCAAGGTTTGAGACCTAGTTTGTTCCCTACAGAACATGATGAAAGCGTTGACAATAAAAATACTACCACTGCATGCCGAATAGTGAAATTGTTAGTAAGCATAATAACTTGATGTATTGTTTTAATTATAATTTTTATATGAAAATATTCTGCAAATATACTCATTTTCAATTAATTAAAAAAAAGATATACTATTTCTGCTTTTAACCTTTCTATAATAGGCTAATAATCTCCTTGTTTTTACCACTTAAATCTTTGCGTAGTCTTAAGACACGTTTTCTATGGGTATATTTTGCTTGTAGGTAAGGCTTGCCAATAGATCTAAAAGGGTGTATGATGCATTTGTAGTCAACATATAAGCTTTTTCCAATCAGCATTTGATAATATTGCCAGAAGATTAAATAAATACAAATTAAGCCTATTAGGGGGGTATAAGCCGCAGGGCATAGGAGTCATTAAGATGCTTTTTGAACAGTTCTACTAAAATATATTCCTCTTAGCATTCAACCGTTCGATGAAACGTGAAAATTTAGATCTTTCTTGTGGATTACCTGTATTGTTACGTGATATCCTTTCTAGATTCTTTAATCCCTCTTGTTGAACACTCTTGTAAATTTTTATATTACGTGATATTGATTTTTTGATATTATCTGGCATTTTACTCAGGATTTCTTTATTACTCATAAAGTCAGGAAATTCTTTTATCTCGTTTTTTATATATTCAATAAGTAAATCCGCCAGACTTTTTTTACTTTTAGAATCTGGAGCTAATTCCATACATACCTTTTCAAGGTATATGCCATCTGAGTTATTTTCTATCTTCTTATTAAGAACTTGCTGTTCTTTAGGCGGTAATTTAAGGCACCATTGCATAAGAGCCTTTAGATAAAAATCATGGTGCTTTATTAGAAATTCTATTTTATCGCTTGTAACGTTACATTCTGGTAATAGGTAGTATGATCTGTATGAACGTTTACTTTTTTCCTCTTTTATGTCCTTTAGGATAAAGTCTATAAAGTTGATGAGGCGGCCAAGGCCATCAGGTATATTTTTTTTCCATGTTATTTCAAGTTCACTTGGCTCTTTCTTTTTCAGGGTCTCCTTAAGCTTGTTTTCCTTAACTTCCAGTTCTGTCTCCTTTTGTTCATTGATGAGATCATTTTCTGTTCTGTCATTTTGGTGATCTGTATTTTTTTGTTTATTACAAATAGGGAAAAGCTTATCCCCTGTTATGTCATTTTCCAGCTTCTCTTTTTGTAGCTTATCATGAAGATGATTTTTCGTTACACTATTGTGCGTATCCTTAACTTCGTCCAATTTTTGCTCTGTGCACTTGCTACCAGTAAATATTGCTGTACATAAAGAAAGTAAAATTGGTTTATAGGCGTATTTCATGTGAAAGGTTATTTTTTTTAGGTAATGTTTAAAATTAGGCCTCATTCAAAACTCGACTACTAAATGGCAATTTTGGTGAGGTCTATTGTACTTAGACCTTCTGCAGAACCTATTTCTAATGGCAATTTTGGTGTCGAAGCTAGTCTACGCTCCTCACATACATTTAAGTATGCTGCGGTGCTCGATTGCGCTTCTCCTAAAAACTGCTGATCACAAATAGGTTTTGAAGAAGGTCTAACGTAAAGCCAAGCAAAACCACGCCTAAGTGGATGTACACAATGTTGGTACAACCATTCCTGCTGCGTTGACCTCTTTGAGGCGCACCTTACAGAGTTTACTGGCCAATGTCTCTTGGTAGGGTATTTGCACCCGAATATAATTTTCTGTAAACCCTTCCATTATATCATCATCTGCTCCATATTCAAATAGAACCGTAGCAGTATGGCCCAGGTGTTGGGTATAAAAGTCTCTGAGTTTTTTTTCTGAAAGGATGCGCAGCATTCTGGCCCGTTTTACACGTTCTTGTTGCGGTACTACACCCGCCATGTTAGCTGCTTTTGTATTGGGTCTTTCTGAGTAAGGAAATACATGTATATAGGCAATAGGCAATCGATTTAAAAAATGATAGCTTTCTAAGAAGTCTGCTTCTGTTTCGCCTGGAAACCCAACCAGTACATCTACGCCTATGCAACAGGTCGGCATTTGTGCTTTTATATGGGCTATACGTTCTTGGTACAGTGCGGTTAAATAGCGGCGGCGCATGGCTTTTAAAATCTTATCACTACCAGATTGTAGGGGAATGTGGAAGTGGGGCACAAAGCGTTTGGAGCTGGCTACAAAATCTATAATTTCATTACGAAGCAGGTTCGGCTCAATAGAGGAGATGCGAAAACGTTCTATCCCATCTACTTCATCTAAGGCTTGAATCAGTTCAAAAAAATTGGTTTGGCGTTTGGCATCAATGATGCCAAAATCCCCTAAGTTAACACCGGTTAGGACAATTTCTTTTACATTTTTGGTGACAATTTCTTTGGCTTGTGTGACCACTTCTGCAACGGTAGCGCTTCTGCTAGGACCTCTAGCCAGTGGTATGGTACAAAAAGAACAGGCATAGCTACAACCATCCTGTACTTTAAGAAAAGTCCTGGTTCGGTCGCCTATAGAATAGGCAGGGGAGAAGGTTAGCTTTTCTTTGATAGAGGCAACCTGTATCGTAGCTGGTTCATCCGATTTTTTTTTATTCCAATCGGTAATCCAATCAAGCAGCTTGAATTTTTCATGCGTGCCAAATACCGCATCCACACCTGGTATCGCTGCAATCGCTTCTGGCTTAAGTTGGGCATAGCAGCCTATCACGATTACAAAGGCCTCTGGTGCCATTTTTAGCGCTTCTCTAACAATTCTTGCACACTTATGGTCTGCATGCTCCGTTACAGAACAGGTGTTCAAGACAAAAACATGCGGCCGTTGCGCTAAGGTTACAGAAACAAATCCTTTTTCTGTAAACAATCGACCAATCGCAGAGGTTTCGGAAAAATTCAATTTGCAGCCTAGGGTATGAAAAGCAACTTTTTTCATTCGGTTGTTAAAGTTTTTCAGTGATTTATCTCAAGAGACCTTCTTCAAAACCTATTTGTGATCAGCAGTTTTTAGGAGAAGCGCAGTCGCCAGCATACTAAATGTATTTGAGGAGCATAGACCACAAAATTGCCATTTAGCAATAGGTTTTGCAGAAGGTCTAATAACCTACTGGGATGATATCGGTTCAAGCCTATCAATAAGGTAAAGCTATTTAAAGTTTAGACAAGTTTACGTAAAAAGGTATACAAATGTAAACAAATCTGGCCAATTGGCTTTTTGGAATCTCTAAGTGGCAGTTTGAATTGATTTGAACTAGGTTTACAATCGCTTGCCAATTCGTAGGAAATCACTAGATGGACTGTCGAATTTATAATAGCAACCTGCCTTAAAATTGTAAAATTTTAGCTGCAACCTGGTTTTTCAAAATCGATTGACTATCTTTGCATAATCGTAAGCAAGTTTTTATGCTCTTTAAACAATAAAACAAATAATTTACTAAAAACTAAACAATAATCAAAACCATAATATATGAAAAATAATAAAGGGAGTACGAAACTATCTAATGTATTTGTACAAGGGATTACTGCGTTACCCCTTGCTTTATCGTTACAATTCAGTGCCGGTTGTACTATTAAGCAGCAGAATATGTGGGGGGAGTCCTGCAAGATGTCCTACTTACCTTTGTGTGAAGATACTCCTACACTCAAAGATATATTCGGAAATGGTAATCTAGTACAAACAGTGAGAGAGTTGCTGCCCATTTTGAATGATTCTAATTCCGAAGATATCAAGCAGATCTTAAACCAATATTATTATTATAAAGATAAGTTAACTATACTTGCAATCCTTCTACAGAAAGCCGTTTCACACGAACTCTTTGCACATAAAAAATCTAATAAATTTTTCGACCTTATCGAGGAAATGATAAAATATTCTAAATATATAGATTTTAATAAAGCAAAAGAGGGTATTAGTTCTTTCCATTACATCTTGGACCTTATTCAAAAGGATCTGCTTGCAACAAAAAAAATACAAAAAATTTTACTTAAGCTTCTAGAGAAATATGAAGCTATAGATTTCACGAGCCAAGACAAAAATGGTAGGCCTCCAATTAAGGTGCTACTTAACTTAAGTAGAAAGTCATTCTCGAATGCCGACCCTGGCGATTTCTCTTCTATAATTTCAAAAACAATCTGTAAATATAAGTTAGAGCATTTCCTATTGAAGGATAGAAAAGATAGATGTCTATTGCACTATGTTACACGCTGTCCTATTCCTTTTCTTATTCCTTTTCCTGTTCCTATAGAAGATAAAATTAAAGATAAAATTGAACATAATCTAAATCTATGTAAAAACTTGATTAAACTGCTACAAGGTTTAGGTTGCAGCAATCAAGAAATATTTGATATGTTCTTTTTTAAAGATAAAAAAGAACGTAATCCATTGCGTAATATGGCGGATTGCTTTTCGGATATCTTTGAACAATTTGTAGAAGGTTTAGTCGATCTCTTGCATTTAGACTCAGGGCAGCTTAAGCGTATCAAGCGTACCCTCCTTGAGGCTAAATCTGAATCTAAGAAAAAAAGTTTGTTGTTTGAAAAACCATTACGTTCGAGGTATAGAAAGTGTATAAACATAGTAGAAGAAAAGATCCAAAAGGAAGAAAGCAAGCAGACCGTTCTAAATAATCTATAGTATGCTATAAGTAAGTAGGAATGTAAATGCCTACTTACTTTCCTTACATCATCTGCTTAATTTAATCTGAGCGCAAGGTAGGCGTGTTAAGTCTATCACTTTATTTATTCAGTCATATGGCATTATCACCTCCAAAACAAGAAAAACGCGCCCTTGGAAAAAGTTACGATCAGAAAGTGCAGCTTACAGATGATTAGGAAAAACAGATTCCTTTCAAGCCCGCGGAGCGGGCGGTTCCTGTTTTTCCATCTGTAAGTCTGCACTTTCAGCAACTTTTTCCATCAGCGCTTGATTTTTTGCTTACTTTTTGATCAAGCAAAAAGTAAGGATACAAATTCCATCTGTAAGGGCGGATTCCGCAACTTTTTGCCGAGGGCTTGATTTTTTGCGCACTTTTTTCTTGATAAAAAAGTGCGATAAATTGCCTTATTAGCCATTGACTTGAACAGATATCTCTCCGGCTCTGTCCACTTAAGTGGACAGAGCCGACCCTTTACTTACTTACTTGCTATCGTTTCACTACCATCCCAGATCTTTGCACCAGGTATTTTATTTTCTTGCAATGCCAGCTGATAGACCTGATCTACAGAATCTACATAGTGAAATATTAAATTTTCACGGTAGATTTCTTTGATCTCTTGAACATCTTTTTTGTTTTTGCTGCTGAGTATAATCTCTTTCATGCCCACACGCTTTGCGGCTAGAATTTTTTCTTTAATGCCACCTACTGGCAGTACTTCGCCGCGTAGGGTAATTTCTCCTGTCATAGCCAAGCGGTCTTTAACCTTTTTTTGGGTATAGAGAGAGGCCAATGAGGTAAAAAGGGTAATCCCTGCAGAAGGACCATCCTTAGGAACGGCGCCAGAGGGTACATGAATGTGTAGGTCATAATTTTCAAACACACCATGTGATACGTCAAGGTATTGGTCGTTTGCTTTTAGGTAAGAAAGAGCAGTCATAGCAGATTCCTTCATTACTTCTCCTAAGTGGCCAGACAAATTAACCCTCCCTTTCCCTTTGCTCAACACAGATTCTATAAAAAGAATTTCACCACCAGAGGCAGTCCATGCTAAACCAACCGAAACACCAGGCAGCGGTGTGGTGTGATAAGGGACCTGGTCAAATGGCTCTGGACCAAGTAAAGTAATGACATCTGATGGTTTGAGTTTTTTGGTGTAAGCTTCGCTTAAAGCAATCGATTTGGCAGTTTTTCTGCAAATATTGGCGATCTGACGCGATAGCTCACGCACACCAGATTCCCGTGTGTAACTTGCTATAATGGTGGCAAAGGCATCATCTTGTATGGCTAAATCGGTAGCTTTTAGGCCATGCTCTTTTCTTTCTTTGGGGAAAAGATATTTTTTTGCAATTTCTATCTTTTCTTCTAGCAGATAACCACTTACTTCAATAACCTCCATTCTGTCTTGTAAAGCAGCTGGAATACGATCCATCGAATTGGCAGTGGCCACAAACAAAATATTAGAAAGGTCGTATGGAACCTCCAAAAAATTATCTACAAAAGCATTGTTTTGCTCTGGATCTAGGACCTCAAGTAGGGCAGATGCTGGATCCCCACGCATGCCGTCTATTTTATCTATTTCATCCAATACAATAATCGGATTGGATGAACCCATTTTTTGAATGTTATAGATGATTTTTCCAGGCATGGCGCCAATATAGGTTTTTCTATGGCCACGTATCTCTGCTTCATCATTTAGCCCTCCTAATGCAATGCGGGCATACTTCCTACCCATTGCTTTTGCAATAGACTTGCCTAAAGATGTTTTGCCTACCCCAGGAGGACCACATAAACATAAAATAGGCCCTTTCATATTCTTTTTTAGCTGTAATACCGCTAAAAACTCTAAAAGACGCTCTTTTACTTTTTCAATACCATAGTGGTCTACATCAAAAATCTTCTTGGCGCGGTTCAGGTCTAGATTATCTTTGGTGTAGGTATTCCAAGGAAGCTCTACGAGTAGCTCTGCATGGTTGATGCTGATAGAGTAGTCTGGACTATGGGGACTGATCCGCTCTGCTTTTTCCAATGCTTTTTTAAAATAATCTGCTACTTCTTTAGGCCATTGTTTTTTATTGCCTTTTTCACGCAATGCGTCGATTTCATCCGAAAGGTCGTTTTCACCAAGTTCATCTTGGAGTACTTTAACTTGTTGTCTTAAGTAATAATCCCGTTGCTGCTGGCTAATATCGGAATGCACTTTATCCTGAATCTCTTTTTTAAGCTCGGAGATTTCTAGCTCTTTAAGCAGATGCTTTAAAAGCAAGTTGGCGCGTTTGCTGCTGTTGTTTAATGATAGTAACTTTTGCTTGTAATCGATATCTGTATTTAAATTAGAAGCTAAAAAGTAGGTAAGAAAATGTAGGCTTTTAATATTGGCTAGCATAGCCTGCGCTTCACTAGAGCCCTCAGATCGAAACTTAAGGATCTTAATTGCAACATCTTTCAATGACTGCATGAGTGCAAGCACTTTTTTATCTTCTTTATAAGGTTGGTCTTTGAGCAGTTGAATGGTAGCTTCTAGCCCTAATGACTCTGTAAAGAGTTGAATGGTGTAAAATTTTTGCCTGCCATGCACCAAAGCAATCGTTTTACCATTTGGTAAATTAATGATTTTAATGATTTTAGCTAGTGTACCTATTAGATAAATATCGCTTGGCTTACCTTCAAAGGTTTCTGGGTTGCGTTGTGCAATAATGCCTAGTAGCCCATCTTTTTCATGTATGGTTTCTATCAAATGCACCGCCTGCCTTTCCTTAACGGTAATAGGTACCACAACATTGGGAAAAAGTACCGTGTTACGAAGCGCTAACAAGGGTATTTTATCTTGGGTCCCCTCATCAGAGGGCTGTTCTTTTTCATCAGAGACAATCAGCTCTACCATGCCGCCTATGCCATCCTCACCCCATCCAGAAGCAAGGCCCCCATCCATTACTAGTGACTTATTGAAGTACATATGGTTATAAATGGTTTATATTTACGTTTCTATTATAAAGTATATAATAGTACAAGCAAATAATATGCCAGAAAAGTGAAAATAATAGGCTTGCTAATTATTTATAATAACTTACGAATATCATTACTCAATGCATAAAACGTAAGTAAAAGTATAAGAATCATCCCCAATTTTTGGGTGGTTTTTAAAAATCTGTCAGAAGGTTTTCTGCCAGATATTGCTTCATACAATATGCATAAAGCATGCCCTCCATCTAATGCTGGAATGGGTAGCAAATTGATTACAGCAATGGCAATGGATAAAGAAGCAACCAACATCCAGAATCTATATCCAATAAACTCATTGCCAAAGCTTTGGGCAATGCCAATGGGACCACTTAAAGAGTTTTTTAAATTCAGCTTGCCTGTAATTAATTTCCAGATGGCTAAGAATTGTGCCTGCATCAAATCCCAAGTTTTGCCTAGACCAATAGGAATAGATGCTATAAATGAATAATTTAAGTTTTTATACCTATATGGAGATGCATCCAATTGAATACCTAATCCTTGCTGGCTCACCTGAATAGCGGTGGACATTTGCCTACCATCGCGTAGATAGGCCACTTTGACGGTTGTATCTATAGAAGCTTTAACGATCTTCCTTAATTCACCTATGTCAAGCGTAGATTGGCCCGCTACTTCAATGATTTGATCTCCATCCATTAAACCTGCTTGTGCAGCATTGCTGCCCGGGGCAACCTCTTGAATGAAACAAGGGTAAATGGGCCGTATAAACATATCTTTTTTTAGGTCTGCAAAGTCTTCTATGAGCTTTTCTGGAATGGGTAGTTCGAGTAGCTTACCAGCTCTTTCAATGGTATAGTAGCTTTTACTACGGAGTAAAAGGTTGGGCGATAGGATATCATTAAAATCTTCAAAATCTTTTCCATTGATTTGGATGATTTGGTCCCCTATTTTAAAACCCATTTGGCTACCTATTGCACTGGGTATAATTCCATATTTATTTACTTCATCTTTAGGTAAATAGTTATAGCCCATCATATAGGTTAAACCAATCCATATAAAGATGGCACTGATCAGGTTAAAAATAATACCCCCCAGTATAGCAATCAGCCGCTGCCAAGCTGGCTTTGAACGAAACTCCCAAGGCTGTGGGCTATGCTGCAGATGATTGGTATCCAATGACTCATCCACCATACCTGCAATCTGAACCGCTCCACCTAGCGGGATCGATCCTAAGGAATATTCCGTTTCACCCCATTTTATTTTAAATATTTTAGGCGGGAATCCAATCATATAGCTGTTGACCCGCATTTTAAACAGCTTGGCAAAGAGTAGATGACCCAATTCATGCATGCCAACCATAATGAATAGAGCTGCCAAAAATTGAACAGTCTTAATAAGAAACGCCATATGGTATAGTAATCGTTATTGTATTAGTGCATAAATATAAGCAAAAAATAGAGAATATGTCTTAAAGCATGATGCAGACTGCGTTATGGATGGAAAAAATGAGTTGTCTACTAAAAAGCACCCTTATAAGATATAGCTGCTCAGATCTTTTCGTTTTATTAAATCTGCTAGCGCGTCTTGAACCATTTCTTTGGTGATGGTAATGGCCGTGTCGGGGGTAATGGTATCTGGTACATCAAATAGTATGGGCGTTAGTAGATGACTCATTACGGTTTGCAACCGCCGTGCACCAATGTTTTCTATCTCTTCATTGAGCAAGTAAGCAGTAGCTGCAATTTCTTGTTTGGCTTCTGGACTAAAATCGAGCCTAACTTTTTCTACCGACAATAGTGCCTGATACTGAATGGGTAATGCGCTTTTGGGTTCGTCTAGAATCTTATAAAAATCTTTTTGTGAGAGGTTTTCTAGTGTTACTCGGATGGGAAATCGGCCTTGTAATTCCGGGATAAGGTCAGATGGCTTGGCCATATGAAAAGCACCCGCTCCAATAAAGAGAATATGATCTGTATCGATGGGGCCATGTTTGGTTTGTACCGTACTGCCCTCTACAATCGGTAAAAGGTCACGCTGCACGCCTTCTCGGCTTACACCTGGACTATTGCCTTGACTGGTATGGGCAATTTTATCAATCTCATCTATAAAAATAATCCCTGTATTGCTGGCTCTGGCTAAGGCTTCCTCTTTAACTGCACTCATATCAATGAGTTTGGTGAGTTCTTCTGTTAATAGCAATGCACGTGCCTCTGCAATGGTTACTTTTCTTTTTTTAGTTTGTTTGGGTAAAAAATTGCTGAGCATATCCTGAAAGTTTATTACAAACCCTTCGTCTATAGCAGGACCTGCTCCTAAACTATTTATACCCCAGATGGGGTAGCTTTGGTTACTTTGATTTCTATTTGCTGTTGATCTAGTGCACCGCTTCTTAGCTTTTCACGAAAACGTGCTCGAGTAGCATCGCCGCCTTCTTCCACTTCTGCAGATTGATCTGCTCTGGTTTTTGGATGAAGTGGAGGAAGCAATATATCTAAAATCACTTCTTCTACCTGCTGAACCGCTTTATGTTGGATGGCTTCCATTTTTTCTGCTTTTACCATGGCTACGGCACGTTCGACTAAATCCCTGACCATGCTCTCTACATCACGTCCTACATAGCCCACTTCTGTAAATTTAGAGGCTTCTACTTTGGTAAAAGGAACTTTTGCAATTTTGGCCAGTCGCCTGGCTATTTCTGTTTTGCCTACGCCAGTTGGCCCAATCATTAAAATATTGTTTGGAATAATGTCTTCCTTGAGCTGCGCTGTGACTTGCATTCTGCGCCATCTATTCCGCAATGCAACTGCAACGTTGCGCTTGGCTTCTGCTTGACCGATAATATATTTATCTAGTTCTTCTACAGTTTCTTTTGGGTAAGGGCACGTGGATCAGCTGACATCATTTCTTGGATCTATAAAATAAGTATACGCCACCCTCTTGTGGTCAAGATAGTAGGACGCTATTGGCATCTAATAGACCTTCTGGAAAACCTATTTCTAATGGCAGTTTTGGTGTCGAAGCTTGTCTATGCTCCTCAAATACATTTAGTATTCTGCGGTGCTCGGCTGCGCTTCTCCTAAAAACTGCTGATCACAAATAGGTTTTGAAGAAGGCCTAATGTTACCTAAATTTACTAATTTTTGAAGATTAAAAATAACCTAATTTAAAAATTAGTACATTGCAAAAACAAGCTATACATAGCATACTGTTTCTATCAAAATTTAACAAAAAGCATTTGTTAATTGCTCTTTTATCATTTTTGTATGATAAACCATCTATATATAATATCTGGACCCAATGGAGCCGGAAAGACCACGGCAAGTTTTACGATCTTGCCTGATATTTTGGACTGTAAGGAATTCGTCAATGCTAATCAAATAGCTTTTGGATTGTCTCCTTTCGATCCTGATAAAGTTTCTATGCAAGCGGGAAAACTAATGATCGCTCGCATAAATGAATTGATGGAAAAAGAGGTAAATTTTGCACTGGAAACAACTTTGGCAAGTCGCAGCTATGTATCCTTTATCAAAAGAGCAAAAAATAAAGATTATGTCATCTCCTTATATTACTTTTGGTTGAGTTCCGTTGACATAGCTAAAGAACGCGTGCAGAAGAGAATTGCAAACGGGGGATACAATATTCCTGTTGAAACTATAGAAAGAAGATATAATAGGAGTATAGTAAACTTAGTGACCCTATACCTTCCCATTTGTGATAATTGGATCATTCTTAATAGCCAAAATTCTAACTCTGAGGTAATTGCTTATAAAAAAATGGCGAAAAAAGAACAAATCCTAAATAAGGATGCTTGGGAAAGTATCCTAAAACAAAGTAAACAGTAAACATATGAACACGCCTGAAATAAGCCCATTTATAAAAAGACTGCTCGAGGGAGTCAATAAAGCCAACTATAAAATGGTAAAGGCGGCTGCTGCGGAGAATAGGTCGCTTGTCCTGGGAGATGACAAGGGTAAGGTGATTATTCGACCGGCAATAGAAGTATTAAAAGAGTTAGATGAAAAGTATAACAGAACCGAAGAGACAACCTAAGACGTAAACAGATCATCTATGTTTACTAACCACATAAAAACCATCCAATACCCTTCCTTTTTGGCAGAAGTGCTTGCGCATTTAAATAGGTCCGGTAGGGTGGGGGAGCCTCTTTTTATATTTCCCAATCAGCTATCTATTGATTGCTTTCAATCGGTATGCAATAGTTCTCATATTTGTATAACCTTGCCTCACTTTATGCGTAAGCATAGTAAGTTAACCTGTTTACCTACTTTGGATTTACTCCGCAGGCTACATGGATTGGTTGGACCAATTAGCAAAGAGTCTTTTGAGCAATTTTATGGTTGGGGGCTTACGCTTTTACAAGATTTTAATAGAATAGATAGCTATCTGGTGGATGGTGCGGCGTTGTTTACATCCTTGCCAAAACAGCTGACTAGTAATGCTTTTATAGACCAGATGGCATCTCTTAAAAAGGATAGGTGGCTGCTGCCATTGGAACAGAAGGAAGGACTGCTTTTTTGGAAACAATTGCCGCTGCTCTATCAATCTTTTAGAGAAAAGTTAATGGAAGCAGGGGAGGGGTATGAGGGGTTATGTTATAGCATGGCCCAACCGAAAGCAATCGATCAGGAGCTGGTATTTGTTGGATTTAATTTGCTAACGCCTGCTGAAGAGCGGTTTATTGAGCAGTGCCAATTGATGGCTTCGACGACCTTTTTCTGGGATGTAGATCGGCATTATTTGGATAATCCAATCAATATAGCGGGCCACTACTTGCGTCAGCATAGGGAAAAAAAATGGTTTCAGGAAAGTTTTCCTACGGG encodes:
- a CDS encoding zeta toxin family protein, producing MINHLYIISGPNGAGKTTASFTILPDILDCKEFVNANQIAFGLSPFDPDKVSMQAGKLMIARINELMEKEVNFALETTLASRSYVSFIKRAKNKDYVISLYYFWLSSVDIAKERVQKRIANGGYNIPVETIERRYNRSIVNLVTLYLPICDNWIILNSQNSNSEVIAYKKMAKKEQILNKDAWESILKQSKQ
- the rseP gene encoding RIP metalloprotease RseP yields the protein MAFLIKTVQFLAALFIMVGMHELGHLLFAKLFKMRVNSYMIGFPPKIFKIKWGETEYSLGSIPLGGAVQIAGMVDESLDTNHLQHSPQPWEFRSKPAWQRLIAILGGIIFNLISAIFIWIGLTYMMGYNYLPKDEVNKYGIIPSAIGSQMGFKIGDQIIQINGKDFEDFNDILSPNLLLRSKSYYTIERAGKLLELPIPEKLIEDFADLKKDMFIRPIYPCFIQEVAPGSNAAQAGLMDGDQIIEVAGQSTLDIGELRKIVKASIDTTVKVAYLRDGRQMSTAIQVSQQGLGIQLDASPYRYKNLNYSFIASIPIGLGKTWDLMQAQFLAIWKLITGKLNLKNSLSGPIGIAQSFGNEFIGYRFWMLVASLSIAIAVINLLPIPALDGGHALCILYEAISGRKPSDRFLKTTQKLGMILILLLTFYALSNDIRKLL
- the mtaB gene encoding tRNA (N(6)-L-threonylcarbamoyladenosine(37)-C(2))-methylthiotransferase MtaB, which encodes MKKVAFHTLGCKLNFSETSAIGRLFTEKGFVSVTLAQRPHVFVLNTCSVTEHADHKCARIVREALKMAPEAFVIVIGCYAQLKPEAIAAIPGVDAVFGTHEKFKLLDWITDWNKKKSDEPATIQVASIKEKLTFSPAYSIGDRTRTFLKVQDGCSYACSFCTIPLARGPSRSATVAEVVTQAKEIVTKNVKEIVLTGVNLGDFGIIDAKRQTNFFELIQALDEVDGIERFRISSIEPNLLRNEIIDFVASSKRFVPHFHIPLQSGSDKILKAMRRRYLTALYQERIAHIKAQMPTCCIGVDVLVGFPGETEADFLESYHFLNRLPIAYIHVFPYSERPNTKAANMAGVVPQQERVKRARMLRILSEKKLRDFYTQHLGHTATVLFEYGADDDIMEGFTENYIRVQIPYQETLASKLCKVRLKEVNAAGMVVPTLCTST
- the lon gene encoding endopeptidase La, whose amino-acid sequence is MYFNKSLVMDGGLASGWGEDGIGGMVELIVSDEKEQPSDEGTQDKIPLLALRNTVLFPNVVVPITVKERQAVHLIETIHEKDGLLGIIAQRNPETFEGKPSDIYLIGTLAKIIKIINLPNGKTIALVHGRQKFYTIQLFTESLGLEATIQLLKDQPYKEDKKVLALMQSLKDVAIKILKFRSEGSSEAQAMLANIKSLHFLTYFLASNLNTDIDYKQKLLSLNNSSKRANLLLKHLLKELEISELKKEIQDKVHSDISQQQRDYYLRQQVKVLQDELGENDLSDEIDALREKGNKKQWPKEVADYFKKALEKAERISPHSPDYSISINHAELLVELPWNTYTKDNLDLNRAKKIFDVDHYGIEKVKERLLEFLAVLQLKKNMKGPILCLCGPPGVGKTSLGKSIAKAMGRKYARIALGGLNDEAEIRGHRKTYIGAMPGKIIYNIQKMGSSNPIIVLDEIDKIDGMRGDPASALLEVLDPEQNNAFVDNFLEVPYDLSNILFVATANSMDRIPAALQDRMEVIEVSGYLLEEKIEIAKKYLFPKERKEHGLKATDLAIQDDAFATIIASYTRESGVRELSRQIANICRKTAKSIALSEAYTKKLKPSDVITLLGPEPFDQVPYHTTPLPGVSVGLAWTASGGEILFIESVLSKGKGRVNLSGHLGEVMKESAMTALSYLKANDQYLDVSHGVFENYDLHIHVPSGAVPKDGPSAGITLFTSLASLYTQKKVKDRLAMTGEITLRGEVLPVGGIKEKILAAKRVGMKEIILSSKNKKDVQEIKEIYRENLIFHYVDSVDQVYQLALQENKIPGAKIWDGSETIASK
- a CDS encoding palindromic element RPE1 domain-containing protein, whose protein sequence is MYQHCVHPLRRGFAWLYVRPSSKPICDQQFLGEAQSSTAAYLNVCEERRLASTPKLPLEIGSAEGLSTIDLTKIAI